One window of Athalia rosae chromosome 4, iyAthRosa1.1, whole genome shotgun sequence genomic DNA carries:
- the LOC105692640 gene encoding uncharacterized protein LOC105692640 → MRTQMLYLFISVYVLGYCGVDALLCFECNSHNDSRCAEPLPPDVLKKDCAEHVEGSKYTMCRKITQVIEFSVNGLPADTRVIRGCGWDESNYKGRCYQRSGFGGRQEVCSCTADYCNGSPVSTPSIFLLSVLLAGSLNFLRN, encoded by the exons ATGCGGACGCAAATGTTGTATTTGTTTATCAGTGTCTACGTTCTTGGCTACTGCG GAGTGGACGCGCTACTCTGCTTCGAATGTAACAGTCACAACGACAGCCGTTGCGCCGAACCTTTACCACCGGATGTCTTGAAGAAGGACTGCGCCGAGCACGTCGAAGGTTCGAAGTACACGATGTGCCGTAAAATCACTCAAGTGATCGAGTTCAGCGTAAACGGAC TGCCAGCTGACACCCGAGTTATCAGGGGATGTGGTTGGGACGAATCGAATTACAAGGGCAGATGTTACCAGCGAAGTGGTTTCGGAGGTCGTCAAGAGGTCTGCTCCTGTACTGCCGATTATTGCAACGGGTCTCCGGTGTCGACGCCGAGTATTTTCTTATTGTCCGTTCTGCTCGCGGGCTCCCTAAATTTTTTGCGTAATTAG
- the LOC105692657 gene encoding uncharacterized protein LOC105692657, whose translation MNRVLLVFLAVFAFAARSDGTLRCYMCNSQSNAACEDPSKDGNLQPVECEPRAMTSWHTEMQRNVALQNIAHLFEVDQPQHFTHLPNVACAKMNLKVGSEKVTLRSCQTAKTDTVDPCRAFKNKLDTDSARNAAVSMDYCGLCDNDACNGAFGLAPPNVLQLLIGSISVLFFQAYRLCFA comes from the exons ATGAATCGTGTATTGTTGGTATTCCTAGCTGTGTTCGCATTCGCAGCACGATCAG ATGGAACGCTGCGATGCTACATGTGCAATTCACAATCGAACGCCGCCTGCGAGGACCCCAGCAAGGACGGAAATCTGCAACCGGTCGAATGCGAACCAAGGGCGATGACCTCGTGGCACACAGAGATGCAGAGGAACGTCGCTCTTCAAAACATCGCTCATCTTTTCGAGGTCGATCAACCGCAGCACTTCACCCATCTCCCCAACGTAGCCTGCGCGAAGATGAACCTCAAAG tCGGTTCCGAAAAGGTGACCCTGCGAAGCTGTCAGACGGCCAAAACCGACACGGTCGATCCTTGTCGCGCGTTCAAAAACAAATTGGACACCGATTCGGCGAGAAACGCCGCCGTGTCGATGGATTATTGCGGACTCTGCGACAACGACGCTTGCAACGGAGCTTTCGGTCTCGCGCCACCGAACGTCCTTCAGCTTTTGATCGGATCGATTTCAGTGTTGTTTTTCCAAGCCTATCGCCTTTGCTTCGCGTAA
- the LOC125500584 gene encoding uncharacterized protein LOC125500584: MLSIITKGSTIALPLLGLLLIAESVFAQPIGILEEPAPNFPNQSDNETKFRKPEISFVSGGTTGVTDDGPPYEKVGDVTAVSRSKKPIDSLTITQRGFEKPDHMEDNPDSDSPTMEVSESTSTERSKTKGKDSNDTSVSIGSLPISVGITDTSAIIFLPISGKPVTLAIVSESGGPPAGSTVASKNQRSLPTTLGSGSLATTPPSDNEGTSSSRVTNSESNFPPAILEFVEKAGTEKSADFDKDPDEFVVSREVKTESRNSASGVKSSWMIAMVGIFLIRR; this comes from the exons atgcTTTCGATAATAACGAAGGGCTCAACGATCGCGCTGCCTTTGCTTGGTCTACTGTTAATTGCCG aATCGGTGTTCGCTCAACCGATCGGGATCCTCGAAGAACCAGCTCCCAACTTTCCCAATCAGTCGGACAACGAGACGAAATTTCGGAAACCTGAGATCTCTTTCGTTTCCGGCGGGACAACAGGTGTCACCGATGACGGACCTCCGTACGAGAAGGTCGGCGACGTAACCGCGGTCAGCCGTTCCAAGAAACCCATCGATTCACTGACCATCACGCAACGTGGTTTCGAGAAACCCGATCACATGGAAGATAATCCCGACTCGGATTCTCCGACGATGGAAGTTTCGGAATCAACCTCTACGGAACGGTCAAAAACTAAGGGGAAAGATTCGAACGACACGAGCGTCTCGATTGGATCGCTGCCGATTTCCGTTGGAATTACCGATACCtcggcgataatttttttacccatttCCGGAAAACCTGTTACTTTAGCGATAGTTTCAGAGTCTGGCGGACCGCCAGCTGGTTCGACAGTCGCTTCCAAAAACCAGAGAAGTTTACCAACAACTTTGGGATCTGGTTCTTTGGCGACGACTCCTCCGAGCGATAACGAGGGTACGTCGAGTAGTCGAGTGACAAATTCGGAATCCAATTTTCCGCCGGCAATTTTAGAGTTCGTCGAAAAAGCGGGAACCGAGAAATCCGCGGACTTTGACAAGGATCCCGACGAATTCGTTGTCAGTAGGGAAGTGAAAACTGAAAGCAGAAATTCCGCATCCGGGGTCAAATCTTCTTGGATGATTGCGatggttggaattttcttGATTCGAAGATAA
- the LOC105692736 gene encoding uncharacterized protein LOC105692736: MAAIRMSAVLQVTLLVLAAVLHQGSALRCWECSSNSSPECGDPITDSEHHQRFHTKDCDATLSQHPYSYEKSVCRKTVQRSNGKKVVIRACAIPYPDERDITDGVCSTVPTASHITIESCHVCTTDLCNGAHSALGQVTAIKSLLFFGIPSVLFAYRWSY, encoded by the exons ATGGCTGCTATCAGGATGAGCGCTGTTCTTCAAGTAACGTTATTGGTTTTGGCCGCAGTCCTTCACCAAG GGAGTGCTTTGCGATGCTGGGAGTGTTCTTCGAACAGCAGCCCCGAGTGTGGCGATCCGATCACGGACAGCGAACATCATCAACGATTCCACACCAAAGATTGCGACGCCACATTGTCCCAGCACCCCTATTCCTACGAGAAGTCGGTTTGCCGTAAAACCGTCCAGAGAa GCAACGGAAAGAAAGTTGTCATTCGTGCCTGCGCCATCCCCTATCCGGACGAGCGTGACATCACCGATGGGGTTTGTTCGACCGTCCCAACCGCAAGTCACATTACAATCGAATCATGTCACGTTTGTACCACCGATCTCTGCAACGGCGCCCATTCAGCCTTAGGACAAGTAACGGCGATTAAATCATTGCTATTTTTTGGTATACCCAGCGTGCTTTTCGCATACCGTTGGAGCTATTAG
- the LOC105692660 gene encoding uncharacterized protein LOC105692660 — protein MPCRIFLLSLTFVELLRIQPTRAQISCYQCNVDPSISQLSSDCTDPYVPSPLDHLRPCPENEPQHCLKATIFYNNHDLTVRACVPSRVLNSYCSSDNFETSHPGAEISCYYCDEDACNRSTPRLKPFGDLTLALLGVIVANSRFVITIGW, from the exons ATGCCCTGcagaatttttctgctctcgtTAACTTTTGTCGAACTTTTACGAATAC AACCAACCAGAGCACAAATCTCATGCTATCAGTGCAACGTCGATCCATCGATCAGCCAGTTATCGAGCGACTGTACCGATCCTTACGTTCCGTCTCCGCTGGACCACTTGCGTCCGTGTCCCGAAAACGAACCCCAGCATTGTCTGAAAGCTACGATTTTCT atAACAACCATGATCTTACCGTTAGAGCTTGCGTACCATCTCGAGTTCTGAATTCTTACTGTTCGTCCGATAATTTCGAGACGTCTCATCCCGGCGCTGAAATAAGTTGTTACTACTGCGATGAAGACGCGTGCAATCGTTCGACACCTCGGTTGAAACCCTTCGGCGACCTGACGCTCGCTTTGCTCGGTGTTATCGTAGCGAATTCTCGTTTCGTTATTACGATCGGGTGGTAA
- the LOC125500761 gene encoding uncharacterized protein LOC125500761 isoform X2, translating to MSTAIHCYQCSSSQDPKGQDNCGAYETFDTERNSPVECSSGESHMPGSFCVKVTKQGPIGFVWDGRWRQVTRRCASISNSGVTGVCNWGVDYNGVYWEECYCSSDACNSASDLRAFSILVYSMIFFTISFLSKWTRSD from the exons A TGTCTACAGCAATTCATTGTTATCAGTGCAGTTCCAGTCAGGACCCAAAAGGACAAGATAACTGTGGGGCATATGAAACATTTGATACTGAGCGTAACTCACCAGTAGAATGTAGCAGTGGAGAATCTCACATGCCTGGCTCGTTTTGTGTTAAGGTAACAAAACAGGGACCCATCGGCTTTGTTT GGGATGGAAGATGGCGTCAGGTGACCCGTCGCTGCGCATCTATATCAAATTCCGGTGTTACCGGTGTTTGTAATTGGGGTGTTGATTACAATGGTGTTTATTGGGAAGAATGCTATTGCTCCAGCGATGCATGTAACAGTGCTTCAGATCTCAGAGCCTTCTCCATTTTGGTTTAcagtatgattttttttacaatatcatTCTTATCCAAGTGGACTAGGTCTGATTGA
- the LOC125500761 gene encoding uncharacterized protein LOC125500761 isoform X1 codes for MTYSLSTLFHFISRTHRTILFYKAINFCLKFCFDMANATIIFVVFMATVTVSTAIHCYQCSSSQDPKGQDNCGAYETFDTERNSPVECSSGESHMPGSFCVKVTKQGPIGFVWDGRWRQVTRRCASISNSGVTGVCNWGVDYNGVYWEECYCSSDACNSASDLRAFSILVYSMIFFTISFLSKWTRSD; via the exons ATGACTTACTCACTAAGCaccttatttcatttcatttcgcgcACTCATCGTACCATTTTGTTTTATAAAGCTATAAATTTTTGCTTGAAATTTTGCTTTGACATGGCAAACGCTACTATTATTTTTGTGGTGTTTATGGCAACAGTTACAG TGTCTACAGCAATTCATTGTTATCAGTGCAGTTCCAGTCAGGACCCAAAAGGACAAGATAACTGTGGGGCATATGAAACATTTGATACTGAGCGTAACTCACCAGTAGAATGTAGCAGTGGAGAATCTCACATGCCTGGCTCGTTTTGTGTTAAGGTAACAAAACAGGGACCCATCGGCTTTGTTT GGGATGGAAGATGGCGTCAGGTGACCCGTCGCTGCGCATCTATATCAAATTCCGGTGTTACCGGTGTTTGTAATTGGGGTGTTGATTACAATGGTGTTTATTGGGAAGAATGCTATTGCTCCAGCGATGCATGTAACAGTGCTTCAGATCTCAGAGCCTTCTCCATTTTGGTTTAcagtatgattttttttacaatatcatTCTTATCCAAGTGGACTAGGTCTGATTGA